The nucleotide sequence cctgggcagctggagagcttGGGAGCTTTGGGCGgagcagcagtgaaaatgaTGTAGAGATGTTGGCTAAAAACGGACTTggagaatttcttcccttcttgcAGCAGAGGCCTCAAAGCCCTTTGTACAGAAACACAAATTCCAGACGTTCTCGACTTTCTTTGGGGATGACTGCAGACAGGGAGTTGCAGAGTTTCCTGGAAATCTCAAAAGACGAGGATCCAAACAAGTTTAACAGCCTTCCCCGTGCAAACACCCGACAAGCAAGACCAAACGTAGCCTGGACGGAATCCAAAGAAACAAGAGATCTCAACTTAAATACCTTGCACTTACACCAACAGTCTGAAATGGAAGTGAAAAATGGTGGCTCAGGGCAGGTgcctccagctcagcccagTCACCTCAGTGGCTCGGCTGGTCCTGGTGCCCATTACTCACAGAGGAGCACCGACTACAACGTGCACACTTCCAACGTGTCCTGCGAGGAGTCCACAGATATAAATGCTCTGGCCCTTGCAATTGAGGAGCATGAACTTGTTAAAGGGTTATGTAAGTTTGATATTCAAGGAGCAAAGCGTGCAGAGAATGCACCTTTAACATATTTAGAGGATGCTGGTGGGACGGACCTGGAGACTCTGGATGATCTCAGCTTTCATTCCCTGAGCACTGCCGATGATGAGCTGCCTCCAGCTTCCAGAAGTTCCAGAGAGGCCCGCAACCATCAAGCCAAGGCAGTGGGTTGCAAGAATGAAGCTTtagagcccagcagcagcagccctatGTCTATGGATACAAGTGTTTCAGGAAGTAGGGAAGATGGGCCAGTGTGCTACATGTCAGATACCACGACTGATTGTTCTTTGACATTGGACTCTGAAGAGGGAAATGATTTTAAATCGGCAGGCAATGAAATAAGAAGTGAGGCTGGCAAAGCATGCTCTTCTGGCAGTGATGCTCAACACAAGGCTAGGTCATTCTTCTCAAATCTGAATTCCACCTCTGACAAGGAGCTGCCACTTTCTGCTTCTGCAAATGATAAGGATGATGCCGATAGCGAGCACACCCCTCCTAAAgaaaaacccataaaaaataaagatctaGCAGGACCAAAGACAAACTCTCTAAAAGATCGATCTCAAAGCTCCACAAAACCCAGTGGCACTCGGCCTAGCcacacagctccttccagaCCTGTCAGAACTTTGAATGCCTCTGAGAACGAAAGTATGAGGAAAGTGGTGCCTATTTCTCGGTCAAACAGGGCACCAAGCAGCGTGAAAAAGCCAGAACCCAAGCCAGCCCTTCGTGAAAGCAGTACAGTGGAAAGTCGGCTGTCTCACCGCAGCTCTGTCCGAGGCACAACAGACACGCTGCCAAGAAGTCCCTACAGGCACAGCATGTCAGTGGAAGAGCCAAAGTTACGAAGGGGCACTGTCACCTCAAGCAGTGCTCACTTTGAGAGGGACAGAGTCGCTCTCAAGAAGCCAAGCTCTAAACCCATTAGGAGTAATGTCAAATCAAAGACAGATGAAACAAAGATGTGTCGCTCCAGTGTAAAACCCCAGACCCCTGCAGAGGACACCAAGGTTGCCACAGTCAGTATTCCCAAAGCACCACCCGCGGTCCCAAACTTTGCGAGGAATACAGTGGCCTCTTCTTCAAAGCGTGCAAAAGTGGATCTATCCAATTCATCCAGACCTCCACCCATTACCAGGTCTGTGTCCCAGAGGCTGCCTAAAGTGAAGCCAGCAGCAACCTCTGATGATCCAAATCCAAAGGAGAATAGTGTGAGTACCTTAAAGAGAGCAAGTAGTGCCAGAGTGGTTGGAAGGAGCATCCTGCAGGGAGAAGCTGTCAGCACGAAAGCAGAGCCTGCACCAAAGGAACAGGGAACAGTGGAAAAGGCATCTCTTAAACTGAAGGATGCAAACCGAACCACAATTGGTAAAATACTAAAGCCATTATTGAAATAAGGGAGAGGGGTTTTTTAACCTTGGAATGTGAACACTTGTCCAACCACTGGATGTCTGTGTAGTGAAATTCCTTAAAACAGTAACCTTGCCAATACATGGCATCATGTGCTCATTGAAGTACAGCACACTGTTGGAAAGGGGGCAAGTAGTTGTGTTCTGGTCTAAATCCTTTTTTATTAATCTGAATGTATTTAAAGCTACTGTGATGGAATGTGAGCAGAACAGCAAATCTTTGCATTTGTGATAAAAAAGGTCACCAAAAGCTGAAAAGTTTTAAGAAGTTTTAACTACAAGATGAAACACTTTGTGACAAAAAACATGGATAAAGGCCAGTTTTTTTGTGTACATAAGATTCTTCCTAGGACTCAAGCCTTTGTGCTTGTTGGTTTCTTATTTGATGTCAAAATGAATCCTGTGGAACAGTACTGAAATGAACTTAGGTGATTGTGCTTTCCGTTGCTTTCATTGGAATTCCTTGGATTTGGGAGCTCTTTTTGCCTGTTGCAAAGTCCATTGCTGGCAATTGGACAGACTGGGAACTGCTGGCCAAAAAATTGTAAAACGACATTTGCTGTTTGTGGCTGTCTTTAACCTCCCTGAAGAATTTATAGCATGTTTTATGAATGTGTGTCTGGGGAAGGCtttctgctgggcaggaggCTTGTTCTCCAAGAATGTGGCAGCATTGTCTTGCATGCACAAGTAGATATGGCCGGTGCTGCATAGGATAGCACAGCTGGAGGCTGTGCCTGTTGGAAGGGCCATTGGCATGACGACTACTCCTGACTTGTTTTGATCACGAGCAAACTTGCCAGCTTTTGGTCATACAGAAGTGCCATATATTTATGATACATATCAGGATGTTTGCAGTTCAGCTCTAGAAGGCTGCAATGCAGTGCCGAGCACTTTCTTACCATTCCATGTTTCCACTGGTTTGTATACTACCAAACTACTTGAATGTTGCAATGGCTCTGATTGAGCCATTAgtttccctgcctcctcctcctcctccactcccTCTCCTTGTCAACAAGAATATTTAGCATGAAACACAGAGCTTACGCATGACAATGTTTTTGTAGAGTTTTTTGGTTGCTTCAAATGtggtttttaatgtttaaagaCTTTAAAGGAATTAAACTAGCATTTGATAAGCTTTTTGCAAAGTAAAAACACCCCTTTTCCCCTGCAGATACGAATTTTAACTTCTGCCAGACTTAAGATACAGAGAATGAGGGAAAACTCAGCATGCTGTGCATCTTCCCAAGAGAAATATATTTAGGTGGGGAAAGTGCTGTTCTCCtaagcattttatttaaagagttGCCTTTTGTTCATTTACAAATGAAGCCtcatttaagaataaaatttttttgaaagggaaatTCTCTTCGGACAAGTGGCGTTGACATACTAGTGATAGATCTGTTTGTCTGCTCTATCCCTTCGTGCTGGGAGAGTGTAATTCACTGAGAATGAGCTCACATGCGTCTCATGGGCTGGTATCAGGAACAGCTAAGTTTGAATCTGGCAAGGGGCCTTTAGCTCCTCCCACATACCAGCCAACCTTGATGCAGACATCATACCCAAACACCAAAAAGTATTGCATAGGGCCTCTTGTTTGAGTCTGTCCCACAGGGAGAATTTATAGACCCCGCTTTTCTGCAAGGgcaaatattctgctttttggATAAGCTTTTCGGATACTGCCTCCCTTGTGGGTTAGATACAAAAGCATCTCCCTGCTTGTTTGTACCTGTGTGGATGTATGCACATCTGGAAGAGCAGATgattgacttttttcctttttttttttttttaagaaaccaaCAAATTCTATTGGTAGCaagcttgaaaaataatttaaatgtgtttgGAACATGTAAATAAATTTCTATAAATCCGTGTAAAAGAAAACTGACTGTATTTAATGGAACATTTATACATTTCGGAGTAACTCAGTAGTTTAATAAAGTTCCCATTTACTGGGTATGAGGTTTGTACTTTCTCCTTCCTGTTACACTCTTGGCTTTGGTCCTGAAGATCTCAAGCAACTGAGTCTGGGTGGGTGACTGTGGGAAGGACTTCACAGCAGAAactgtggtttgtttttataCTAAGACATGCAATTGAACTTCAGTTTCTGAACATTTTTGGGGTGAGACTTTCGGCATGGGTTTGGGTATAACACGGAAGGCATTAGATGGTAGACGCAGCACTTTGTGTACACACTGGATGTTGTGGCAAAGACAAATGTTCATGGCACTAACAAGTCTGGATCTGTCGCTATCTTCATGCCTTTGAGCTTAGCACACTTTATTGAGAAATTCTGGTCTGCAACTCCCAGGACTGTGGAAATACAGAACAGCCTGTTTTGCAGGAGCGGGTGGTGACTTTTGCACTGCAATTGTGGATTTTTCAATTTTGTCCCATTCTcccattatttttccttctttactgCATACAAAAGAACATCtattcagcagaaaaaaagcgAAATCCAGCCAGCCTCCTTGTCCTCAGGGAGCACTTCCTCCTCTCTGCTATGGAAATGATTTCTGGACTGGAATTGCTGCTTTTTGCAAACTTGTTTAGCCCCTGACTTTTCTAGTTTGGTGAGTGTCTCTCCCCATTTGGAGTGGCAAGCACCTGCTGTCTGCCAGTGCTGAGTGATGGCTGCTGGTGGAATCTACATGGGAAAGCCCTTCACCATCAAAAGGTGTGTCTCaaaattttatgctttttaaatttcatttttatgtcaAAAGGGTTTATAATTACCAATTCATTATTTAAACTACCAGGTGTCAGAGACAGCGATGCCCTGTAGGTTAAATTTCCCATGTCATACAATTTTCCCGAAGGCTAGTAGGGCATAGCACTCACCTGGTTGCAGTTGGCTTTCAAGAAAGAACAGATGCCTTTTCTCCAGCTTTGTTCTACTGAATGGCTGATGCTTCTGACTGTGACCAGGGTGCATCAATCTCCTCTGGTCACTACTGAGGTGGCAGTGAAGTGGGGGAGCCCAGGGGACCGTGAGGGGAATCTGGAGCTGTGGAGCTGGTGAAGATTAGAGAGATAGAGGGAAGCTGTGGGAGTAAGAGGTACTGATTCATACTTGGAGGAATTTAATATTCACATCTCATGTGGGAACTGCATACAAATGAGGGGCTCAGTGCATCCCTCATTACAACAGCTCATTAAATTAtcaagaaagacagaaagggTTCCCATCACACCTCCCACAGTGTACAAGCCCGGACTATGTCATTCAAAATAACCCATCAGTATCTTTCCAATCTTAGGGTCCGTCTGTGTGGATGGATGCAGAGAGCCACATGCTGGCTCCAGCCTAACCCTTCCTGAGCCAGCTCCGTGCTGGAGGCGTTCCCTGGGCGCTGACCCTGAGCTCCCACCCCGGGGCTATCGCTGCACATCCTCCTGGGCTCGGTGCCTCTGGCCCTGCTGTTCCGCCAGCGCTGCCCAGAGCCCCGGCTGCCAGCAAGGCCTGCCCGCTGCTGCGTGTGAGAACGTAATCCCGGTGAGAGAGGCCCAGCTAAACACTGCTCCTTTCAGATTTGGCTGCACAATGTTTTCCATTAACTTGATACATGCTGTTTACATCCTACTGTGGCCAGTGCCGGAGATAACTGCCTTGGGAACAGCTCCCTACAGGTATTGTTAACAGCTGCTGGAAACAAAGGAGTTTGTTTTAGCCACGTCACTATCTAAATAGCCAAAAATACGTTACTTTTTTATTACTTGTAAGCTGATATTAAAAACTCTGTCATGTTCTCCTGGTTGAAAGATGCCTTCTGGAAATCTTGTATGCTATTAAAACTGGCATCTGTGCAACTCTAAAAGAAAGTGACACTGAGGCGAGGGACATGCGAAGGTACTTGTTGCAAGGTGTGTGATTGGCACCACCAGCATCAACTACTTGCACTCAGAGAAAATTGTTTCTAGCCAGTGGTTGTTCCCTGCCGTGTAACTGGTTCCCATGCCTTTTCAGTCTGAAGGCTGAGGTTGCAGGATAGGCAATGGTTGCCTTGGCTGGCAACTCgctctgctaaaaaaaaaaaaaaaaaaaaaaaaaaaaaaagagaaaacaaaaatcctcaATCTCCAGCTGTTGATGTCCTTACTTTCAGCATTGAAGCACTGGGGATATGAGCATGTTGACCTTAGTGGTGGTGTTTAGGGTGAGGTTGGCAGTGGCTGAGCAAATGCTCAGCAAGGGTGGCCTTGTCGGCATGGAGGGGAGAGAGTTACACGAGTTTCTGAGTTTCTGAGACCGTTCACACCATCTGAAGCAGACAGACTCCCTTTGAACAGAGATGtgcctcttctgcttttgatCAGGTCTGAACAGTAGCTCCTTGTTTGTCCTATTCTATCCTTATTTGTTGGGAAGAGGAGGTGGAAAAAAGCGAGAAACTTTGATGCTTCATTGTGGGTCAAGTGGAGCAAAGATAGGAACTCTACCTActttggtttttgtcttttttaaacaatagGACTTTGACTCATAAATAGAGTTGTTAGCTTCAAATAACTCTCTGCTGCACAGGGGCAGCAGATATTTTCAGTGGCTGCAGTGATCCAGCAGCAAAATAAGCACAAAAGCAAGAACTGTTTAGCTCCAGAGCACATCCCAGTGATTGTTTCCTCTTTGCTCTGAAAACAAACCCTAGCAACTGAACCCAGACAATGTTCATTTGGGCACCCAAGAGGAGCTggatagaaaatattttattccacttctaaatatttatttacaattaattttaCTTCCCTTTACTCTTCCATTTCATTGTCATTAGAAGTAAAAAGGTGACCTTCAAGAGAGCAGTAAAGCAGGGCTGAGGGCTGCAAACCTACTATCACCTTCACTTCCCTGGTGCTTGCTCCTCGTGGTCCTTTTCTGTAGGTTTGGGGAAGCAGATTAATAGACTCTCTATGTGCACTTTTGGTAGTTTCTTCAAAAGAGTAAGATTTTACATCTTTCAGGTGGGCTAGCACAAGTTGTGAGAAGAAACTAAATATATATCTAAGGTGGATGTGTGCTCCATTGGTGTTAGGAATTACCCAAGCCCAGTAACTGGTGTGCTTTGTAGGGAAAAGTGCATAAGGAAAAAAGTGACAACAGAAAATAAGCACAAGTGGAGACAAGTGTTCAGAACCCACACAGGTCCCTTTCTGTCTGCTGTTTCTGGCAACTCCAGGTTTAAACCACAGTCTCCAGGAGAAACCAGAACTCCCCTGTGCCTGACTCCACTGAATCACTGCAGAAAGCAATtgcctgagagctgctggagtcGCTTGAGTTCTGGGGCTGAAAACAGGACACGTTGCTAACCTCATATTTTGGTTTCTGGTGTTTCTCACGCAGCATTTTAAACTGATTCAGACATATTCCCTATGCAAATCTTTAATCCCTGttgttaggaagaaaaatgggtgtaaatgtggttttgatttttttccccaccctttTACAGCTGTATTTATCCCTATATGTCCCATGACTGCTTCCTCCCACTTTTGTTTCCTCTGTTATAATCTTCCATCTTCCTCTTAAATTTTCCATCATCCGCTAATAACTCATCCCTCTCTTTATCTTATTTTCACGTGGCAGGCTTTCTGTACTCTTCCATTTGCTTCATCCTGCTTTCTCTCCGTTTCTCAATTCCAGTGGCTGTTTTGCTCCATcgctttcttctttctgccagTGTGAGTCCTTCCCAAACGTCTGTCTGCAAAATCTGCAAACTGAGACTTTTTGCTGCCAGTTTCCAGTGAGGTGTGGGAATAGAGGAACAAAATGAAGTCAGGCTTTTAAGGCTCGCATGTCTGTATTTTGCAGCTTTGCCTTGTCACTGTCGCTGGGGGAGGCTGTTACTGAGAAGTGCGTCTTTGCATCTTTTCTGTGTGAACGTCGCTAGCCCCCTACGCCGGGCAGCTAATGATGGAGCTGAGAATCTGAGCGCATGGGGTGATTTTGCAGAGGTGGGTGAGGAAAGTCTGTTCAAATAAAGGTGTGACTAATTTGGCTTTGCGGTGTCTAAAAAGCCCTAATGAAAGACTGTCGACGACAGCTTCAAAAGCCATTTGGTGAAGTGATTTCTAACCCCACCCATAGTCTTGGTACCACGAGCAAATACGTTTGTGCCGTCAGTTTGGTGCTGCTTCCCTGTGCACCAGAGCAAAATAATTGTATTACTGTTTCTTAAATTTGCACATAGCTTTTCATGGTACGGACTAAGGCTCCAGTATATTTTGGGTTTCTTTGATAGGGTAAGGACAACAACCTTTTTATAAGAGCACATGAAAGCCCAATGATGGCTCTTGAGGAACATATACtcaattttccttctgctgaaagTATCTAATCACTCTGTGAAAGAGAGAGCACTTGGAACACATGCAGTGTATTCATACAATATGCACTGCTTATTGCTGCAAGTACTTGGTGCTCACGTGTTCTTTCTAAAAAGAATGGAATCCTGTTTAAGACAGTCTTTCCTCCCAGGAGGTTATAGCCTAAGCAATTGAATAATAGAGCTGAGAAGGCGTCTGCAGAggtcacccagcccagccttcTGCTCCAAGAAAAGCTAACTTCACACATAGGTCACTTTGCTGGGGGCCATAGGGTGTTGTTCTTAGCACAAAGTAGTTATAAGAGGGAGGAGTATGATTTTGCTACTGAAATAAGGGTTCTGAAGATGGGAAAACCCTAAGGAAAATGCTGGTCTTCTGTAGGCTATGGCTTGAAAGCTGTTTGCCACCTAGTTCAAGGAATATATTGCAATTTTTAATGCTAGCCTGTCTGAGGCTGATGTGAAGTCAATAAAGCAAGTAAGGACAGGAGCTTGGCAAGAAATGCGAGAGAAAACTCAAAAGCAGCAGGGAACCTACTgaatgcaagaaagaaagaagtttgTTGCTTAAGGGacaccagaggaaaaaaaaagaacagtgaaaGTTGCAAAGGCTTGTGGGAGCAGTGGACATTTGCAGTTTGGatgaagaaagaggaggagaggtAAGCCAGGCTAGCCAGGCTGAGAATTGATCCAGCACTGTTAACCTGAGCACAGGTGAATGTGGAcaggtgctggcagctccaTAACCGATCTTTGGGCGACTGAGGAATGACCCTTGTGAGTTCAGCAGCTCAACTCTTCCTGACAAAAGTTTGCTTACCCTCTTCTTAAAGGAATTAAGTGCCAATAGAATAGTAAGTTACAGTATGTGTTCCCAATGACTAACATGTGTCCTGCAGGATGTGATGcatctttatatatatatacagttAAGCAGCAGGTCTCCTGACAAAGGTGATACTTCTGATGcttgttttttcttgcagtgtGGCTTTATGAATGAAACCAGCACCCTGACACTTACAGTAGAGCTGCTGTGGTCATCCCAAGTAGTACAAGTACTCATATGGAGAGTGCAAAATGGCAGCTAACCAGGAAGCCTAGAAATCTAGCAACTATTTCTACACTGCTGCAAAATACTGTCCGAGCTGCTGTGATGGATTTTATGCAATCTGTTGCCAGAGACTTGAAACTCAACTGGATGGAGCATGGGCTGGATCGTCTGGCAGCTCCTGATGGTGCTTTTAGTGGCATCTAAAAAACAATGAGACTGGTTCATACTCCAGTGGAGATGGTCCCAGATCAGAGTTCATGCTCTGAAGGACCTCATATGGAGTAAGGCAGCAAAGGAGATGACAGTAGGGAGAATATGAATTGCACAAGCCAGATCTTAGTCCCTGCCCTCTCTGTGTGTACCTTGCAGTAGGAATGTTACCAATTTTCACTGACCACTTGGATCTACTAAAAGATATAACCACCAAACCAGACCCTGCAAGACAATTTACAAATTATTTGCCAGTTGAAGGTACACCACAGAGGCCATGAGCGGAGTGTTAGCAAGGGGAGCTCTTTAAACAATTGTGAGGAATATCCCTGAAATCTTGGTCTATTCCTCATCTGTGCAACAAGCAGAGGAGCAAGGccactgggcacagccctgtgtCCATGGGGTCCCAGACGTTgtggtgtccccagccctgcccaaaGACAGAATCTGAAATAATGAGAGATGTGCCATAAGCAACACATGGGAGAAGGGCATATGGAAATACAGCAGGAGACTTTTGTAATTGTAGAAGCAACCAACAATATTAGAAAAGACCATAAGGCAGAGATTTACAAGAATGTGTAGCTTGAAAATTTAGCATAAATTGGCACTGGGGTCCATGGCTGATCAAGAGGTCCATTGTATGACTGAGTTTAAACTCTTGTTTAATAGAAGTACTTCTCTGAATAAGTCTCATTTAAAGTGCAGTAAATATCTCTGAATAAAATGTCCAGCCTTAATATACAACATTTTAAATGACAGTAAAATCACCCCAACCTTTGGTAAATAGTTTGAACACATAATCACGCTCTCTGTTTAAAACTGTCATAGGACTTCTAGCACAAATTAATCGGGGTGGAGTGTCTAATTGCTGGTAACTGGATCTGTTACACTGCTGTGTGCCAAACTGGCAAGCTCTTATTATCATATTTCTGCTTGATTAAGCCTTTGCAGGAAAGGAGTTGTGATTTGCCCCGCTGAGGATCCACAGTGGCTCAGGGGTCAGCCCATGCTCCAGGGACAGCGCAGGGTGTGGAAACACTTGGGAGATGGGAGTCCCAGTGTGCTCCCATTGCCAAGCTGGGATGGGGGAACCTTGTTCTCAGCAGGCCATGGTGGCTTGTGGCATTGGGGGCATTGTTGCTGCTCACAGGCACTGGCTCTTGGCCTCAGGCTGGTCCCCCCTCAGCTCCATGCAGTCGGAGGCTGCCATGGGAtagcagccctggctggcagggTGCTGCCTGCCCACTGGCCTTGGGAGACCCACGGGATCAATTTAGAAACCTGTTCAGCAGAGTTAAATTTGACAGCAAAGTTAAGTGGAAGTTCTGGGACGTTGGATCTGTGATCACTGTTTCCTGCAGTGGTTTTAAAACCACTCTAGGTAACCCAAGTTCAGTCTCTGTTGCATTAAAAATGTGCCTAACAAAAGGGACTTGTTTCAGAACTACATGATGGTTGTGTTTAAAAGGTTGCTTAACCAGGCATCCACTATCTGGCCAGTTAGAGTCCTCATGCTGCTGGAAATCACCAGGGTCGTCTTTGGCCAGACCTGTTGTACTTGCCATTCCTTTCTCCCTGATGGGAACAGTGTGGATGCTGATAAACCCTATGACTTTCCCCTTGTTGTCTTCTGCAGCTGGCCTGCAGCTCTTTGGCCTGGTCCCCCTGTCCCTAAGCAAGGAAAACGTATTTTCCAGTAaacctctctcccttcccctcatGACTGTGTTGAGCATTCCATAATTAAGGAGACTGTGGTAATGTCTAATGATTCATTTACTGATACCCTTTTAAAAGGGAACTCTGTCCCCTCTTCTCCTggatttccttccctcctttccttccacTAAAGCTGATGAGAAACGTTGAGCTATCCTACAGATTAAATGGCAGCTATTCCACTTCCTTCTCATTTGACCATTTTTTGACTGGTGAccattttctctattttaagGGTGCATTTTAGAAGAgggaactctttttttttcttttccttttccccccaatcttttcttttgagcaaacgtgagctgtgctgctcccgGATCGCTCCTGGTCCCTGTGCTATGGCAGTGAAACGTCTCTCAGTTGAGCACAACATGTTTGCTGCAGTGCCTCAAGGTGACTATAAAACAGGTGCCCTCATCTCGGGTCATTCTCCTTTATTGATGTTATTGCAGAGTCCCGTGCTATGGCAACCGAAGGAGTTGCACCCTCTGGAGCTGGAGTGGGGCGGAGGGATGAAGGACTCTGCGATTGCTGTTGgggaccagccctgctgcagccggTGCCAGCGCCCTGCCAGCGCAGGTGTTTATCCAGCACTGCGGTGAGTCACGGGTGCCATGCTCCACCAAAgcca is from Corvus moneduloides isolate bCorMon1 chromosome 5, bCorMon1.pri, whole genome shotgun sequence and encodes:
- the FHDC1 gene encoding FH2 domain-containing protein 1, which translates into the protein MHVMNCLSLVNDKENGAIPVATGLMSEDTTAAPQLSQPAASPPPAPCPLTGAPPAPPLPPGMPPPPPPPPPLPGPNIPLPPQLVNGHDSHGKKKRMRSFFWKTIPEEQVRGKNNIWTIAARPQYQIDTKTIEELFGQQEEAKPQDSRNRSLKSSFKETKEEVSILDAKRSMNIGIFLKQFKKSAESITEDIYHGRSQPYGSELLHEFLKLLPEAEEVKKLKAFDGDVSKLSQADSFMYLLIQVPNYALRIEAMVLETEFSPSCASLQNDMKIIRRATKELMTCEELHSILHLVLQAGNIMNAGGYAGNAVGFKLSSLLKLADTKANKPGMSLLHFVALEAQKKDAALLNFSEKIRSVHDAARLSIDNVEAELHSLSVKTRSVKDSLRRDPKLFHQMESFLQFAVRHLKELEHQKRELQKEGNALIDFFCEDKETMKLDECFQIFRDFCVRFNTAVKENREREIQELHSLQRRKELEEKRRSWAAGELGSFGRSSSENDVEMLAKNGLGEFLPFLQQRPQSPLYRNTNSRRSRLSLGMTADRELQSFLEISKDEDPNKFNSLPRANTRQARPNVAWTESKETRDLNLNTLHLHQQSEMEVKNGGSGQVPPAQPSHLSGSAGPGAHYSQRSTDYNVHTSNVSCEESTDINALALAIEEHELVKGLCKFDIQGAKRAENAPLTYLEDAGGTDLETLDDLSFHSLSTADDELPPASRSSREARNHQAKAVGCKNEALEPSSSSPMSMDTSVSGSREDGPVCYMSDTTTDCSLTLDSEEGNDFKSAGNEIRSEAGKACSSGSDAQHKARSFFSNLNSTSDKELPLSASANDKDDADSEHTPPKEKPIKNKDLAGPKTNSLKDRSQSSTKPSGTRPSHTAPSRPVRTLNASENESMRKVVPISRSNRAPSSVKKPEPKPALRESSTVESRLSHRSSVRGTTDTLPRSPYRHSMSVEEPKLRRGTVTSSSAHFERDRVALKKPSSKPIRSNVKSKTDETKMCRSSVKPQTPAEDTKVATVSIPKAPPAVPNFARNTVASSSKRAKVDLSNSSRPPPITRSVSQRLPKVKPAATSDDPNPKENSVSTLKRASSARVVGRSILQGEAVSTKAEPAPKEQGTVEKASLKLKDANRTTIGKILKPLLK